Proteins from a genomic interval of Geodermatophilus obscurus DSM 43160:
- the dapD gene encoding 2,3,4,5-tetrahydropyridine-2,6-dicarboxylate N-succinyltransferase yields MTDSAPHSAVAAGLATVTPAGTVLDTWYPEPRLGVPAGARPGTTRLGALEISGELGPDYGGLVRRDESRGVEVIAVRTVIPDLAAAPVDTHDVWLRLHLLSHRLVSPRSISMDGVFGLLTNVAWTSAGPVEAATFNVHRLRAALGHVTVFGVDKFPRMVDYVIPSGVRVADGDRVRLGAHLAEGTTVMHEGFVNYNAGTLGPSMVEGRISAGVVVGPNSDIGGGASIMGTLSGGGKQVVSIGSGCLLGANAGIGISLGDNCVVEAGCYVTAGSRVTLPDGSVVKAAELSGRDGLLFRRNSVSGALEALPRTGTWGELNAQLHAN; encoded by the coding sequence GTGACCGACTCCGCCCCGCACTCCGCCGTTGCCGCCGGTCTGGCCACCGTGACCCCCGCGGGCACGGTGCTCGACACCTGGTACCCCGAGCCGCGACTCGGGGTACCAGCGGGCGCGCGCCCGGGCACCACCCGGCTGGGCGCGCTGGAGATCTCCGGGGAGCTCGGCCCGGACTACGGCGGCCTGGTGCGCCGCGACGAGTCCCGCGGTGTGGAGGTGATCGCCGTCCGCACGGTCATCCCCGACCTCGCGGCGGCGCCGGTCGACACCCACGACGTCTGGCTGCGGCTGCACCTGCTCTCGCACCGGCTGGTCAGCCCGCGCAGCATCAGCATGGACGGTGTCTTCGGCCTGCTGACCAACGTGGCCTGGACCAGCGCCGGCCCGGTCGAGGCGGCGACGTTCAACGTCCACCGGCTGCGCGCGGCGCTGGGCCACGTGACGGTGTTCGGCGTCGACAAGTTCCCGCGGATGGTCGACTACGTGATCCCCTCGGGCGTCCGCGTGGCCGACGGCGACCGGGTGCGGCTGGGCGCCCACCTCGCCGAGGGGACGACGGTCATGCACGAGGGCTTCGTCAACTACAACGCCGGCACCCTCGGGCCGTCGATGGTGGAGGGCCGGATCAGCGCCGGCGTCGTCGTCGGCCCGAACAGCGACATCGGCGGCGGCGCGTCGATCATGGGCACCCTCTCCGGCGGCGGGAAGCAGGTCGTCTCGATCGGCTCGGGCTGCCTGCTGGGCGCCAACGCGGGCATCGGCATCTCGCTGGGCGACAACTGCGTCGTCGAGGCCGGCTGCTACGTGACCGCCGGCTCGCGGGTGACCCTGCCCGACGGCTCGGTGGTCAAGGCCGCCGAGCTCTCCGGCCGCGACGGGCTGCTGTTCCGCCGCAACTCGGTCTCCGGTGCCCTGGAGGCGCTGCCCCGAACGGGCACCTGGGGCGAGCTCAACGCCCAGCTGCACGCCAACTGA
- the dapE gene encoding succinyl-diaminopimelate desuccinylase, translated as MTDLPLLDPAADVLTLTRALVDVPSVSGSEGALADAVEAALRALGGLEVERVGDAVLARTDLDRPTRIVLAGHLDTVPIADNVPSRLEDGRLYGCGTSDMKAGDAVMLRLAGRFGVPGAAPAHDLTFVFYDNEEVEAAKNGLGRVARERRGWLYGDLAILLEPTDGEIEAGCQGTLRAVLEVPGRRAHSARSWLGVNAIHGAAGILATLAAYRAREVDIDGCVYREGLNAVRIEGGVAGNVIPDACTVTVNFRYAPDRDEDAAEAHVREVFADALAAGVTLTVVDNAGGALPGLSEPAAAAFVAAVGRPARAKLGWTDVARFAAFGIPAVNYGPGDPQLAHTREEHVLVDRLQPAEDALVAHLSGSSA; from the coding sequence GTGACCGACCTGCCCCTGCTCGACCCCGCCGCAGACGTGCTGACGCTCACCCGCGCACTGGTCGACGTCCCGTCGGTGTCGGGCAGCGAGGGTGCCCTGGCCGACGCGGTCGAGGCGGCGCTGCGGGCGCTGGGCGGTCTCGAGGTGGAGCGGGTCGGCGACGCCGTCCTCGCCCGGACCGACCTCGACCGACCCACCCGCATCGTCCTCGCCGGTCACCTCGACACCGTGCCGATCGCCGACAACGTGCCCAGCCGGCTGGAGGACGGCCGCCTCTACGGCTGCGGCACCAGCGACATGAAGGCCGGCGACGCGGTGATGCTGCGGCTGGCCGGTCGCTTCGGCGTCCCGGGTGCTGCGCCCGCGCACGACCTCACGTTCGTCTTCTACGACAACGAGGAGGTCGAGGCGGCCAAGAACGGCCTCGGCCGGGTCGCGCGCGAGCGCCGCGGCTGGCTGTACGGCGACCTGGCGATCCTGCTCGAGCCCACCGACGGCGAGATCGAGGCCGGCTGCCAGGGCACCCTGCGGGCGGTGCTGGAGGTGCCCGGCCGGCGCGCGCACAGCGCCCGCAGCTGGCTCGGCGTCAACGCGATCCACGGCGCGGCCGGCATCCTCGCCACCCTCGCGGCCTACCGGGCGCGGGAGGTCGACATCGACGGGTGCGTCTACCGCGAGGGCCTCAACGCCGTCCGCATCGAGGGCGGTGTCGCCGGCAACGTCATCCCCGACGCCTGCACGGTGACGGTCAACTTCCGCTACGCGCCCGACCGGGACGAGGACGCCGCCGAGGCGCACGTCCGCGAGGTCTTCGCCGACGCGCTCGCCGCCGGCGTGACGCTGACCGTCGTCGACAACGCCGGCGGTGCACTGCCGGGCCTGTCCGAGCCGGCGGCTGCGGCCTTCGTCGCCGCCGTCGGCCGGCCGGCGCGGGCCAAGCTCGGCTGGACCGACGTCGCCCGCTTCGCCGCCTTCGGCATCCCCGCCGTCAACTACGGCCCCGGCGACCCGCAGCTGGCCCACACCCGCGAGGAGCACGTCCTGGTCGACCGGCTGCAGCCGGCCGAGGACGCGCTCGTCGCCCATCTCTCCGGGAGTTCTGCATGA
- a CDS encoding TIGR00730 family Rossman fold protein, with product MTTTPEPAGGRKPRPTRHRGPVMLRGGEPDPRLQGTTTDARLLDRRGPTDWVHTDPWRVLRIQSEFVEGFGLLAELPRAVSVFGSARTPQDSPHYASGVAIGAALAEAGYAVITGGGPGAMEAANRGASEAGGLSVGLGIELPFEQELNEWVDVGIAFRYFFVRKTMFVKYAQAFVILPGGFGTLDELFEALTLVQTRKVTRFPVVLFGSEYWSGLVDWLRTTMVPAATIKDSDLDLFTVTDDVDEVVRIVQEAEKARQAGDNGGGMRAFPIDDAPSDA from the coding sequence ATGACGACCACGCCCGAGCCCGCCGGCGGCCGCAAGCCGCGGCCCACCCGCCACCGCGGCCCGGTGATGCTGCGCGGCGGTGAGCCCGACCCCCGCCTGCAGGGGACGACGACCGACGCGCGGCTGCTCGACCGCCGCGGCCCCACCGACTGGGTGCACACCGACCCGTGGCGCGTCCTCCGCATCCAGAGCGAGTTCGTCGAGGGCTTCGGGCTGCTGGCCGAGCTGCCGCGCGCGGTGAGCGTCTTCGGCAGCGCCCGCACCCCGCAGGACTCGCCGCACTACGCCTCCGGCGTGGCGATCGGCGCGGCGCTGGCCGAGGCCGGGTACGCGGTCATCACCGGCGGCGGTCCGGGCGCGATGGAGGCGGCCAACCGCGGCGCGTCGGAGGCCGGCGGGCTCTCGGTCGGCCTGGGCATCGAGCTGCCGTTCGAGCAGGAGCTCAACGAGTGGGTCGACGTCGGCATCGCGTTCCGCTACTTCTTCGTCCGCAAGACGATGTTCGTGAAGTACGCGCAGGCCTTCGTCATCCTGCCCGGCGGCTTCGGCACCCTCGACGAGCTCTTCGAGGCGCTCACCCTGGTGCAGACCCGCAAGGTGACCCGGTTCCCGGTCGTGCTGTTCGGGTCGGAGTACTGGTCGGGCCTGGTCGACTGGCTGCGGACGACGATGGTGCCCGCGGCCACCATCAAGGACAGCGACCTGGACCTGTTCACCGTCACCGACGACGTCGACGAGGTCGTGCGGATCGTCCAGGAGGCCGAGAAGGCACGGCAGGCCGGCGACAACGGCGGCGGGATGCGTGCCTTCCCCATCGACGACGCGCCGAGCGACGCGTGA
- a CDS encoding DivIVA domain-containing protein, with the protein MLEAVVFVLTVAVVGGLLFLGGSVLLGRGETQPPADPDRSPLELPEDRPVTADDVRGVRMSVTVRGYRMTEVDWLLEQLARALEERDAATAALRARLEQSGHPPGTDAAPPSGAGAGGNGARADA; encoded by the coding sequence GTGCTCGAGGCGGTCGTCTTCGTCCTCACCGTCGCGGTGGTCGGCGGGCTGCTGTTCCTCGGCGGCTCGGTGCTGCTCGGCCGGGGGGAGACCCAGCCCCCGGCCGACCCCGACCGCTCGCCGCTGGAGCTGCCCGAGGACCGGCCGGTCACCGCGGACGACGTCCGCGGGGTGCGCATGTCGGTGACCGTCCGGGGCTACCGGATGACCGAGGTCGACTGGCTGCTCGAGCAGTTGGCCCGGGCACTCGAGGAGCGCGACGCGGCGACCGCGGCGCTGCGCGCCCGGCTGGAGCAGTCCGGGCACCCGCCCGGCACGGACGCCGCCCCGCCGTCGGGCGCGGGCGCTGGTGGGAACGGAGCGCGCGCCGATGCGTGA
- a CDS encoding CoxG family protein → MRELVETVVVDAPPQQVWAALTDWTRQGEWMLLTDVEVTGGDPHAVGGRLAARTGLPVRGRRLGVLDTMVITEWDPPRRAVVQHTGRIVRGPGTFEVAPQGAGSLLTWTEQLWLPFGPLGQLGWPLVKPAAVAGIRLSLHRFADFARRYTGRTAR, encoded by the coding sequence ATGCGTGAACTGGTGGAGACGGTGGTCGTCGACGCGCCGCCGCAGCAGGTGTGGGCGGCGCTCACCGACTGGACCCGCCAGGGGGAGTGGATGCTGCTCACCGACGTGGAGGTCACCGGCGGGGACCCGCACGCGGTCGGGGGCCGGCTCGCGGCCCGCACCGGCCTACCCGTGCGGGGACGGCGCCTGGGCGTCCTGGACACGATGGTGATCACCGAGTGGGACCCGCCGCGGCGCGCCGTCGTCCAGCACACCGGCCGGATCGTGCGCGGGCCGGGCACCTTCGAGGTCGCCCCCCAGGGCGCGGGTTCCCTCCTGACCTGGACCGAGCAGCTGTGGCTGCCCTTCGGCCCGCTCGGGCAGCTGGGCTGGCCGCTGGTCAAGCCGGCCGCGGTGGCGGGGATCCGCCTCTCGCTGCACCGCTTCGCCGACTTCGCGCGCCGCTACACCGGCCGGACCGCCCGCTGA
- a CDS encoding cytochrome c oxidase assembly protein, translated as MCVAVLLGAGALHVAAGRRTPWPLLRTVSWLAGLAAAGAGSVLSAAHGDLRLHMAGHLLLGMVAPLLLVLAAPVTLALRALPVVAARRLSRVLRSPPLRWATDPLVAVPANAAGLWVLYGTGLHAAVVHRPALAALVALHVLVSGYLATAAVLAVDPAPHRRGVGVRAGALAAGAAAHDVLAKWLYATALPGVPFAAEGARLMWDGGTVVTLVVAGVLWRRWYVSRAAVRAAGPPTAAVAEPA; from the coding sequence GTGTGCGTCGCCGTCCTGCTGGGCGCCGGCGCACTCCACGTCGCGGCCGGCCGGCGGACCCCGTGGCCCCTCCTCCGGACGGTGTCCTGGCTGGCCGGCCTGGCCGCGGCCGGTGCCGGGTCCGTCCTCTCCGCCGCCCACGGCGACCTGCGCCTCCACATGGCCGGGCACCTGCTGCTGGGCATGGTGGCGCCGCTGCTGCTGGTGCTGGCCGCCCCGGTCACGCTGGCGCTGCGGGCGCTGCCGGTCGTGGCGGCCCGGCGGCTGAGCCGCGTGCTGCGGTCCCCGCCGCTGCGGTGGGCGACCGACCCGCTGGTCGCCGTCCCGGCCAACGCCGCCGGGCTGTGGGTGTTGTACGGCACCGGTCTGCACGCCGCCGTCGTCCACCGTCCGGCGCTGGCCGCGCTCGTGGCGCTGCACGTGCTGGTGAGCGGGTACCTCGCGACCGCGGCGGTGCTGGCCGTGGACCCGGCGCCGCACCGTCGCGGGGTCGGGGTGCGCGCCGGCGCCCTGGCCGCCGGCGCGGCCGCGCACGACGTCCTGGCGAAGTGGCTGTACGCCACTGCCCTGCCGGGGGTGCCGTTCGCCGCGGAGGGCGCCCGGCTGATGTGGGACGGCGGCACCGTCGTCACGCTGGTGGTCGCCGGGGTGCTGTGGCGGCGCTGGTACGTCAGCCGCGCCGCCGTCCGCGCCGCCGGACCGCCCACGGCCGCCGTCGCCGAGCCAGCATGA
- a CDS encoding DUF2243 domain-containing protein — MSAAPPVPGRRPAASGLLVGAGLMGSVDEIVFHQLLAWHSFYDRAGGTAGLVSDGLLHAATLSAVVAGLALLADLRRRGAFDAVRWWAFVLLGAGAFQLWDGVVDHKLLRVHQVRYGVDLTGYDLAWNASAVVLLLAGAALLVRARRRAVR, encoded by the coding sequence GTGAGCGCTGCCCCTCCCGTGCCCGGCCGGCGGCCGGCGGCCTCGGGGCTGCTGGTCGGCGCCGGTCTCATGGGCTCGGTCGACGAGATCGTCTTCCACCAGCTCCTGGCCTGGCACTCGTTCTACGACCGCGCCGGGGGCACGGCCGGCCTGGTCTCCGACGGCCTGCTGCACGCCGCGACGCTCTCGGCGGTGGTCGCCGGGCTGGCGCTGCTGGCCGACCTCCGCCGCCGCGGCGCGTTCGACGCCGTCCGCTGGTGGGCGTTCGTGCTGCTGGGTGCCGGCGCCTTCCAGCTCTGGGACGGCGTGGTCGACCACAAGCTGCTGCGGGTGCACCAGGTCCGCTACGGCGTCGACCTCACCGGCTACGACCTGGCCTGGAACGCCTCAGCCGTCGTGCTGCTCCTGGCCGGCGCAGCGCTGCTCGTCCGGGCCCGCCGCCGCGCCGTCCGGTGA
- a CDS encoding DMT family transporter — translation MSRRGWALFLAMSLVWGVPYLLIKVAVEELPPVVVVFGRCVLGAALLLPWTVARGQLGPALRRWRPLLAFTVLEMTGPWLLLAYAEQTLSSSLTGLLVAGVPFVAALVGRLTGGEDRLGRVRLLGMGLGVAGIAVLLGLDVEGIAPLPLLAVGLVVVGYATAPLIVERSLPDVPGVAASAVALTVTAAVYAPFAVPRLDEAARAPADALLAVLVLGVVCTAVALALFFALIREVGPQRALVITFLNPAVAVLLGVLLLDEPFTLGLAVGLPVVVLGCVLATRRSPVRRARAELGDVDAAVP, via the coding sequence GTGAGCCGACGGGGGTGGGCGCTGTTCCTCGCGATGTCGCTCGTCTGGGGCGTGCCGTACCTGCTGATCAAGGTGGCCGTCGAGGAGCTGCCGCCGGTGGTCGTGGTCTTCGGCCGGTGCGTGCTGGGGGCGGCGCTGCTGCTGCCGTGGACCGTCGCCCGCGGCCAGTTGGGCCCGGCGCTGCGCCGCTGGCGGCCGCTGCTGGCCTTCACGGTCCTGGAGATGACCGGCCCGTGGCTGCTGCTGGCCTACGCGGAGCAGACGCTGTCCAGCTCGCTCACCGGGCTGCTCGTCGCCGGGGTGCCGTTCGTCGCCGCGCTGGTCGGCCGGCTGACCGGAGGCGAGGACCGGCTCGGCCGGGTGCGCCTGCTCGGCATGGGCCTGGGCGTGGCCGGCATCGCGGTGCTGCTCGGTCTGGACGTCGAGGGGATCGCGCCGCTGCCGCTGCTCGCGGTCGGGCTGGTCGTCGTCGGGTACGCGACCGCGCCGCTCATCGTCGAACGGTCGCTGCCCGACGTGCCGGGGGTGGCCGCGAGCGCCGTCGCGCTCACCGTCACCGCGGCGGTCTACGCGCCGTTCGCCGTCCCCCGGCTCGACGAGGCGGCGCGGGCCCCCGCCGACGCGCTGCTGGCCGTGCTCGTCCTGGGCGTCGTGTGCACCGCCGTCGCGCTCGCGCTGTTCTTCGCCCTGATCCGCGAGGTCGGCCCGCAGCGGGCGCTGGTCATCACCTTCCTCAACCCGGCGGTCGCGGTGCTGCTCGGCGTGCTGCTGCTGGACGAGCCGTTCACCCTCGGCCTGGCGGTCGGCCTGCCGGTCGTGGTGCTCGGCTGCGTGCTGGCCACCCGCCGCAGCCCAGTGCGCCGGGCCCGTGCCGAGCTGGGGGACGTGGACGCCGCCGTCCCCTGA
- a CDS encoding fibronectin type III domain-containing protein yields the protein MRDVGAAQRAAGRSRSRLLRLLAVVLAVLTVALGGQPVPAPRLDTVSTQDPAPPESVVVTPADRALAVSWSASAETATSGYQVFVNGETQPRVTTNASTRTATLTELVNGQQYTITVRTVTTGTVLLIPTTYVGQPSGPVPGTPRDTVAPAAPTGVSAARGDGRVTLSWTANSADHDADGYRVLRDGVDVSRLLAGRATAGWTDTGLLNDRTYVYTVQTHDTSDNWSASSAPAVSATPTDLTAPAAPTGLVGGRGDGRAGLSWTANTEPDLASYRVLRDGVEVATVTGTTHLDPGLVNDRTYTYTLVAVDGHGNRSAPSAAVQVTPTDLTPPAAPTGLTAVRGDGQVTLSWTANAEPDLASYRVLRDGVEVATVSGATTYTDTRLVDDTTYRYTLAAVDTHGNRSTSSAAVTATPHELNAPAPPTGVAATASDRRVDLSWTANGETDLAAYRVLRDGAVLATVTGATTYTDTAVVNDTTYGYALVAVDTHDNASAPSETVRATPADRTAPARPTGFTATRGDGRVDLTWTANGETDLAAYRVLRDGAVLATVTGATTYTDTAVVNDTTYGYALVAVDTSGNVSAAATASATPTDLTPPAAPRGVTAVESGGRVSLSWTANAEPDLAGYVVLRDGAEIASVAGTTHVDGSPVDGAAHSYAVVAVDTHGNRSASSTAATVAPADRSAPAAPTGLVATAGDGRVALSWTANTEPDLAGYVLLRDGVQIATPIGTTYTDPGLVNDRSYAYALVAVDAGGNRSDAATASATPTDLTPPARPTGFTAVPGEGRVTLTWTANTEPDLAGYVLLRDGVEVATPTGTTYTDPGLVNDRSYAYALVAVDARGNRSASATAGATPVDLPPAVPEGFTAVGGDGEVALTWTANTEPDLAGYVLLRDGVQIATPTGTTYTDRRLVNDRSYAYALVAVDAGGNRSDPATASATPADLTPPPAPTGVAAVPGNRQAELRWDAGGADVVEHRVLAADGSTVATVPAPGTSGTVTGLANDTTYAFTVVAVDAAGNVSARSAAVSVTPAYAVVPAEGAGESGGVAASSDGRFVVVGTRARLEPSDTNTAYELYVVDRTAGTRTRIAPLPATATGAGDATNTSVPAVSDDGRSVVLATTAALDPRDTNGLADVYRFDVAARSWTLVSAPQGGTASPSVAGTVLQPAASVYATGPSVAVSGDGDLVLFYSARADLVAGDSNNRVDVFAKRLSDGTVTRVSTTTTGGELSGPATGPALALTPDGRFAVFGADSASGVVAHRKTLSGAGAGELRVVSQVTTSTGRMLPFAVYRDTGDLAVSDDGRYVALVTSNRVTTNFPAQTWSTGLAYRVDTVTGAVVPLGTGQTTVWEHQVELDPTGRYAYYSTAAAALPADTNGHTDHYRRDLDGGVAGPLVLVTADASGRPTTGPTGAITPAEYGRLLAVTGDRVLVTTSQPLTASDVNRLRDLYTKDLRTGAVGVGLG from the coding sequence ATGCGGGACGTCGGCGCTGCTCAGCGGGCGGCCGGGCGCTCCCGGAGCCGCCTGCTGCGGCTGCTGGCCGTCGTCCTCGCCGTGCTGACCGTGGCGCTGGGCGGGCAGCCCGTGCCGGCACCGCGGCTGGACACGGTCAGCACCCAGGACCCGGCACCGCCGGAGAGCGTCGTGGTGACCCCGGCCGACCGCGCGCTCGCCGTCTCCTGGTCCGCGTCGGCCGAGACCGCGACGAGCGGGTACCAGGTCTTCGTGAACGGGGAGACCCAGCCGCGGGTCACGACGAACGCCTCCACCAGGACCGCGACCCTGACCGAACTGGTGAACGGTCAGCAGTACACGATCACCGTCCGGACCGTGACGACGGGGACGGTCCTGCTGATCCCCACCACGTACGTGGGCCAGCCCAGCGGCCCCGTCCCCGGCACGCCGCGGGACACCGTCGCACCGGCCGCCCCCACTGGGGTGAGCGCTGCCCGCGGCGATGGCCGGGTCACGCTGTCCTGGACGGCCAACAGTGCCGACCACGATGCGGACGGCTACCGCGTGCTCCGCGACGGCGTCGACGTCAGCCGCCTGCTCGCCGGGCGCGCTACCGCCGGCTGGACCGACACCGGGCTGCTCAACGACCGCACCTACGTCTACACGGTGCAGACGCACGACACGTCGGACAACTGGTCGGCCTCCTCGGCGCCCGCGGTCAGCGCGACGCCGACCGACCTCACCGCGCCCGCGGCGCCGACCGGCCTCGTCGGCGGCCGGGGGGACGGCCGGGCCGGCCTGTCCTGGACGGCGAACACCGAGCCCGACCTGGCCTCCTACCGGGTGCTGCGCGACGGCGTCGAGGTCGCCACGGTCACCGGCACGACGCACCTGGACCCCGGGCTGGTCAACGACCGGACGTACACGTACACGCTGGTCGCCGTCGACGGCCACGGGAACCGGTCGGCGCCCTCGGCCGCGGTCCAGGTCACGCCCACCGACCTCACCCCGCCGGCCGCGCCCACCGGGCTGACCGCCGTCCGCGGCGACGGCCAGGTGACCCTCTCCTGGACGGCGAACGCCGAGCCCGACCTGGCCTCCTACCGGGTGCTGCGCGACGGCGTCGAGGTCGCCACCGTCAGCGGCGCGACGACGTACACCGACACCCGGCTGGTCGACGACACCACCTACCGCTACACGCTGGCCGCGGTGGACACCCACGGCAACCGGTCGACCTCGTCGGCCGCGGTGACCGCGACCCCGCACGAGCTCAACGCCCCGGCGCCGCCCACCGGCGTGGCCGCCACCGCCTCCGACCGGCGGGTCGACCTGTCGTGGACGGCGAACGGCGAGACCGACCTGGCCGCCTACCGGGTGCTGCGCGACGGCGCCGTCCTGGCCACGGTGACCGGCGCGACGACCTACACCGACACCGCCGTGGTCAACGACACCACCTACGGCTACGCGCTGGTCGCCGTCGACACCCACGACAACGCCTCCGCCCCGTCGGAGACGGTGCGCGCGACGCCCGCGGACCGCACCGCCCCGGCCCGGCCGACCGGCTTCACCGCCACCCGCGGCGACGGGCGGGTCGACCTCACCTGGACGGCGAACGGCGAGACCGACCTGGCCGCCTACCGGGTGCTGCGCGACGGCGCCGTCCTGGCCACGGTGACCGGCGCGACGACCTACACCGACACCGCCGTGGTCAACGACACCACCTATGGCTACGCGCTGGTCGCCGTCGACACGTCCGGCAACGTCTCCGCCGCCGCGACGGCGTCGGCCACGCCCACCGACCTCACCCCGCCGGCCGCGCCCCGGGGCGTGACCGCGGTGGAGAGCGGTGGCCGGGTCAGCCTCTCGTGGACGGCGAACGCCGAGCCCGACCTCGCCGGCTACGTCGTGCTGCGCGACGGCGCGGAGATCGCGAGCGTCGCGGGGACGACCCACGTCGACGGCAGTCCCGTCGACGGCGCCGCCCACAGCTACGCGGTGGTCGCCGTCGACACCCACGGCAACCGGTCGGCCTCCTCCACCGCAGCGACGGTGGCCCCGGCGGACCGGTCGGCGCCGGCCGCACCCACCGGGCTGGTCGCCACCGCCGGCGACGGGCGGGTCGCGCTCTCCTGGACGGCGAACACCGAGCCGGACCTGGCCGGGTACGTGCTGCTGCGCGACGGGGTGCAGATCGCCACCCCGATCGGCACGACGTACACCGATCCCGGGCTGGTCAACGACCGCAGCTACGCCTACGCGCTGGTCGCCGTGGACGCCGGCGGCAACCGCTCCGACGCCGCGACCGCGAGCGCCACCCCCACCGACCTCACCCCGCCGGCCCGGCCGACCGGGTTCACCGCCGTGCCGGGCGAGGGGCGGGTCACGCTGACCTGGACGGCGAACACCGAGCCCGACCTGGCCGGGTACGTGCTGCTGCGCGACGGGGTGGAAGTCGCCACCCCGACCGGCACGACGTACACCGATCCCGGGCTGGTCAACGACCGCAGCTACGCCTACGCGCTGGTCGCGGTGGACGCCCGCGGCAACCGCTCCGCCTCCGCGACGGCCGGCGCCACGCCCGTCGACCTCCCCCCGGCCGTACCGGAGGGGTTCACTGCCGTCGGCGGCGACGGGGAGGTCGCGCTCACCTGGACGGCGAACACCGAGCCCGACCTGGCCGGGTACGTGCTGCTGCGCGACGGGGTGCAGATCGCCACCCCGACCGGGACCACCTACACCGATCGCAGGCTGGTCAACGACCGCAGCTACGCCTACGCGCTGGTCGCCGTGGACGCCGGCGGCAACCGCTCCGACCCCGCGACCGCGAGCGCCACCCCGGCCGACCTCACCCCGCCGCCGGCGCCGACCGGCGTGGCCGCCGTCCCGGGGAACCGGCAGGCCGAGCTGCGGTGGGACGCCGGGGGCGCCGACGTCGTCGAGCACCGGGTGCTGGCCGCCGACGGGAGCACCGTCGCCACCGTGCCGGCGCCGGGGACCTCGGGAACGGTGACCGGCCTGGCCAACGACACGACGTACGCGTTCACCGTCGTGGCGGTCGACGCCGCGGGCAACGTCTCGGCGCGCTCCGCCGCGGTGTCGGTGACCCCGGCCTACGCCGTCGTCCCGGCCGAGGGGGCGGGGGAGAGCGGCGGCGTGGCCGCGAGCAGCGACGGCCGGTTCGTCGTCGTCGGCACCCGCGCCCGCCTCGAGCCGTCGGACACCAACACCGCCTACGAGCTGTACGTCGTCGACCGCACCGCCGGCACCCGGACGCGGATCGCCCCGCTGCCGGCGACCGCCACCGGCGCGGGCGACGCGACCAACACCAGCGTCCCGGCGGTCAGCGACGACGGGCGCTCCGTCGTCCTGGCCACGACCGCGGCCCTGGACCCGCGCGACACCAACGGGCTGGCCGACGTCTACCGGTTCGACGTCGCCGCCCGCAGCTGGACCCTGGTGAGCGCCCCTCAGGGCGGCACCGCCTCCCCGTCGGTGGCCGGCACCGTGCTGCAGCCCGCGGCGTCGGTCTACGCCACCGGCCCGTCGGTGGCGGTGTCGGGCGACGGCGACCTGGTGCTCTTCTACTCGGCGCGGGCGGACCTCGTCGCCGGCGACAGCAACAACCGGGTCGACGTCTTCGCCAAGCGGCTCTCCGACGGGACGGTCACCCGGGTCTCCACGACCACCACCGGCGGCGAGCTCAGCGGCCCCGCCACGGGCCCGGCCCTGGCGCTGACCCCGGACGGCCGGTTCGCCGTCTTCGGCGCCGACAGCGCCTCCGGCGTGGTCGCCCACCGCAAGACGCTGTCCGGGGCGGGCGCGGGGGAGCTGCGGGTGGTCTCCCAGGTCACCACCTCCACCGGCCGGATGCTCCCGTTCGCCGTCTACCGCGACACCGGCGACCTGGCGGTCAGCGACGACGGGCGCTACGTCGCCCTGGTCACCAGCAACCGCGTCACCACGAACTTCCCCGCGCAGACCTGGTCGACCGGGCTGGCGTACCGCGTGGACACCGTCACCGGCGCCGTCGTCCCTCTGGGGACGGGGCAGACGACGGTGTGGGAGCACCAGGTCGAGCTCGACCCGACCGGCCGCTACGCCTACTACTCCACCGCCGCGGCCGCGCTGCCGGCCGACACCAACGGGCACACCGACCACTACCGGCGCGACCTCGACGGCGGCGTCGCCGGGCCGCTCGTGCTGGTGACCGCCGACGCCTCCGGGCGGCCCACCACCGGCCCCACCGGCGCGATCACGCCGGCCGAGTACGGGCGGCTGCTGGCGGTCACCGGCGACCGGGTGCTGGTGACGACGTCGCAGCCGCTGACCGCGTCCGACGTCAACCGGCTGCGCGACCTCTACACCAAGGACCTGCGGACCGGTGCCGTGGGTGTGGGCCTGGGCTGA